From Calothrix sp. PCC 6303, a single genomic window includes:
- the psbM gene encoding photosystem II reaction center protein PsbM: MQVNELGFIASILFVLVPAVFLIILYTITASRGEG, translated from the coding sequence ATGCAAGTCAACGAATTGGGGTTCATAGCGAGCATATTGTTCGTGCTAGTTCCCGCCGTTTTTTTAATAATTCTTTACACTATTACTGCTAGCCGGGGAGAAGGTTAA
- a CDS encoding universal stress protein, protein MIKKILLAVSGLGHAEEMLKTFAELPAIKQAKVTVLHVVPSQSSAGGMTSKWEEGGKILANAIQYLNLDPSQVSSILRQGEPKDVVCQVADEVDADLIIMGSRGLKRLQSILGNSVSQYVFQLSSRPMLLVKDDIYVKRINRVMVAMDDSATAKHCLKLAIFMLMDVKGAELVLANVNTNWQNKSDKTETNQPENPILSSAVSEAKRYGIQTRCITSAGQSGQESNITSSGRAGQEICRLAEENQVDLLLIGSPDRRPSVAKSFVDLDRLLGASLSDYVRVNAYCPVLLARTNEQS, encoded by the coding sequence ATGATAAAGAAAATTTTGCTCGCTGTCTCTGGATTGGGTCATGCTGAGGAGATGCTCAAGACTTTCGCAGAACTACCAGCCATCAAGCAAGCTAAAGTCACAGTTTTGCACGTTGTTCCTTCCCAAAGCAGTGCCGGAGGGATGACATCCAAGTGGGAAGAAGGTGGCAAAATATTAGCAAATGCCATCCAATACTTGAATTTAGACCCCAGCCAAGTCTCTTCAATTTTACGCCAAGGCGAACCCAAAGACGTTGTTTGTCAAGTTGCTGATGAGGTGGATGCTGACTTGATTATTATGGGTTCCCGTGGACTCAAACGCTTACAATCAATTTTAGGAAACTCTGTCAGTCAGTACGTTTTCCAACTGTCTTCACGTCCCATGTTACTGGTTAAAGACGACATCTATGTCAAAAGAATTAACCGAGTCATGGTAGCAATGGATGATTCAGCAACTGCTAAACATTGCTTAAAGTTGGCTATATTCATGTTAATGGATGTAAAAGGCGCAGAATTAGTTCTTGCTAATGTCAACACAAATTGGCAAAATAAATCAGACAAAACAGAAACTAACCAACCAGAAAACCCGATTCTCAGTTCAGCAGTCTCCGAAGCGAAGAGATACGGCATCCAAACCCGTTGCATCACAAGTGCAGGTCAATCAGGACAAGAAAGCAACATTACTAGTAGCGGACGTGCAGGGCAAGAAATCTGCCGTCTGGCAGAGGAAAACCAAGTAGATTTGCTGCTGATAGGTTCACCAGATAGACGACCTAGTGTTGCTAAAAGCTTTGTCGATTTAGATAGACTTCTGGGTGCTTCTTTATCTGATTATGTTCGTGTTAACGCTTATTGCCCTGTGTTGTTAGCACGCACAAATGAGCAAAGCTGA